A window from Frischella perrara encodes these proteins:
- the vgrG gene encoding type VI secretion system Vgr family protein — MTIIKQMENAVNTLVDSRPSNHYHLTIDGQPPTTTLSVLSISGREDLNQPWRYEINFTCSDKQIPVDAILRQSASLTFQTPHIAEQLTKISSLEKPQPPRTLYGVITEFSLLSINKDEAHYQVVLQPRLALFANDQYCAIYQNQSVVSVVEAVLRQHGFTGVDYRLELKDEYPAREFITQWHESDLAFIQRLLSDVGIWFYFESHHDHHCDVLVLSDNEQGYDDAGHIVFKAPSGMVDGKQNSIWNLQFSSSIQPQSVMTKDYNYRTASADQHSSLNTQPKDVTTAGIDYRYGEHHKDKGDNTQIESGQWYSKIRHEAHLSQKWIIRGECNDYHLIPGQHVIIDNCEIGGLEQGIIILSTESYADRSASYQCHFTAIAYDVLKPYRPIPLSWPQVSGTLPARVTSPDNDTYGYIDTQGRYRVKFDFDLKSWKKGEESLWVRFAKPYAGDRYGFHFPLIDGTEVAIAFTEGNPDRPYIAHAMHDSTHPDHVATANKHRNVIRTPANNKLRMDDKRGQEHIKLATEYGKTQLNLGHLVNQRKEQRGEGFELRTDEWGAIRAGKGLYMTTYKRESDEGVNKASLDADDTVLLLEQGLSVSQRLSARSDSHRAGKLEGADSFNLFVKYTTSETSSRLSLTQPSMVLSSPKGVATVTPDNIYQYAEQNVLSVSKNDTNLAANQSIHMSAGNECSIYAKQNIKLFSGEAKVQLQAHNGEIEVIADKSLEIVSNDEAVKINAKKEITIACGGAYIRIAGGNIELYAPGQITHGAQSFPFTGPKQMQPTLYSFPEQQPLSPYIKQFVLVEEATGKPIINREYQILNKNNQVIAKGKTNAQGKTEVVHSGYEEAEVKFKYKNN, encoded by the coding sequence ATGACTATAATAAAGCAAATGGAAAATGCGGTTAATACCTTGGTAGATAGTCGTCCTTCTAATCATTATCACCTAACGATTGACGGTCAGCCCCCTACCACCACTTTATCCGTTCTATCAATCTCTGGGCGGGAAGATTTAAACCAACCTTGGCGTTATGAAATCAACTTTACCTGCTCCGATAAACAAATCCCTGTTGATGCCATTCTCCGCCAATCTGCCAGTCTTACTTTCCAAACACCGCATATCGCTGAACAACTCACCAAAATCAGCTCACTAGAAAAACCGCAACCACCTCGTACCTTGTACGGTGTGATTACCGAGTTTAGTCTGTTATCAATTAATAAAGATGAAGCTCATTATCAAGTCGTATTACAACCTCGTCTAGCATTATTCGCCAATGACCAGTACTGTGCGATTTATCAAAATCAGAGTGTAGTGAGTGTTGTGGAAGCTGTACTGCGGCAGCATGGATTTACCGGTGTTGATTATCGTTTAGAATTAAAAGATGAATACCCGGCACGAGAGTTTATTACTCAATGGCATGAAAGTGATTTAGCGTTCATTCAGCGTTTACTAAGTGATGTAGGGATTTGGTTTTACTTCGAAAGTCATCATGACCATCATTGTGATGTATTGGTATTAAGTGATAATGAACAAGGGTATGATGATGCTGGTCATATTGTGTTTAAAGCACCCAGTGGTATGGTTGATGGTAAACAAAATAGCATATGGAATTTACAATTTAGCAGCAGTATCCAACCGCAGTCAGTTATGACAAAAGATTATAACTACCGCACCGCATCAGCAGACCAGCATTCCTCACTCAATACTCAACCTAAAGATGTAACAACCGCCGGTATAGATTACCGCTATGGTGAGCATCATAAAGATAAAGGCGATAACACACAAATCGAAAGTGGACAGTGGTACAGTAAAATCCGTCATGAAGCCCATTTAAGTCAAAAATGGATTATTCGGGGTGAATGTAACGATTACCATCTCATACCCGGTCAACACGTCATTATTGATAACTGTGAAATTGGTGGGCTTGAGCAAGGTATTATTATTCTATCAACGGAAAGCTATGCTGACCGTAGTGCGTCTTATCAATGCCATTTTACGGCGATTGCTTATGATGTCTTAAAACCGTATCGTCCTATTCCTTTATCATGGCCTCAGGTCAGTGGCACATTACCAGCGCGGGTGACCAGTCCTGACAATGATACTTATGGTTATATTGATACGCAGGGACGTTATCGAGTTAAGTTTGATTTTGACCTAAAAAGTTGGAAAAAAGGTGAGGAAAGTCTCTGGGTTCGTTTCGCCAAACCTTATGCCGGTGACCGCTATGGTTTTCACTTTCCTTTAATAGACGGTACCGAAGTAGCGATTGCTTTTACAGAAGGTAATCCTGACCGACCATATATTGCACATGCGATGCATGACAGTACTCATCCTGACCATGTGGCAACCGCGAACAAACACCGCAATGTAATTCGAACACCTGCTAATAATAAGCTACGGATGGATGATAAACGAGGACAAGAGCACATTAAACTTGCGACCGAATACGGTAAAACGCAATTAAATCTTGGTCATTTGGTTAATCAACGTAAAGAGCAACGAGGTGAAGGGTTTGAATTAAGAACCGATGAATGGGGGGCGATTCGGGCTGGAAAAGGCTTATATATGACCACATATAAACGAGAGAGTGATGAAGGTGTCAACAAAGCCAGTTTAGATGCAGATGATACAGTGTTATTACTAGAACAAGGTCTAAGTGTATCTCAAAGATTATCAGCGCGTTCAGATAGCCACCGAGCCGGAAAACTTGAAGGTGCCGATAGCTTTAATCTTTTTGTCAAATATACAACTTCAGAAACATCCAGCCGTTTGTCACTTACACAGCCAAGTATGGTTTTATCCAGTCCCAAAGGTGTAGCAACAGTGACACCAGATAATATTTATCAATATGCTGAACAAAACGTTTTATCGGTTAGTAAAAATGATACTAATCTCGCAGCAAATCAGTCTATCCATATGAGCGCTGGCAATGAGTGTAGTATATATGCTAAACAAAATATAAAACTCTTTAGTGGTGAAGCGAAAGTTCAATTGCAAGCACATAACGGAGAAATTGAAGTCATTGCGGATAAATCGCTTGAAATTGTCAGTAATGATGAAGCCGTTAAAATTAATGCTAAAAAAGAAATTACTATTGCTTGTGGTGGTGCATATATTCGCATAGCGGGGGGTAACATTGAACTATACGCGCCGGGCCAAATAACCCATGGCGCGCAATCATTTCCTTTTACCGGTCCGAAACAAATGCAGCCTACACTTTATTCATTCCCCGAACAACAGCCTCTCTCACCTTATATTAAACAATTTGTTTTAGTCGAAGAAGCCACCGGTAAACCGATTATAAATCGAGAATATCAAATCTTGAATAAAAATAATCAAGTAATTGCCAAAGGTAAAACCAATGCGCAAGGGAAAACCGAAGTAGTCCATTCTGGCTATGAGGAAGCGGAAGTTAAATTTAAATATAAAAATAATTAA